The following nucleotide sequence is from Glycine max cultivar Williams 82 chromosome 9, Glycine_max_v4.0, whole genome shotgun sequence.
TGGGAAGAAGGTGGGATTGGATCTCGTTGGACATATTACTACGCAACATGGGAACTTCTTGAGGATATCCTTTTTGCAAGTTGGTCTGTTTCTCATGTTTTTGTTCTTGGTGTTTCTATTCCTGTCTACTTcagttatttgataaattttaaattggcATTTCAGTTGTTTAATGCTCATGAAGTTTGAAAACTTGTGCACATGATAGAAGAAATAGGAAgtgaaataaatgattttttttctttctttctgaaaaattgaaattgacttgtgtattttagtttttgaaaaagttcGATGTGACAACTTTTGAAAAATTTGAAACACAGAAATCAATTTTAACCTGCAGAAGAAGTTTGCCTTCATACTTTCTTTTACCATACTTGTTAAGAAGCTCATCTCTGCCAGGCCAAGATTTGTTGGtagataaaatttcaatttgcaCATTTATTGCCttcaaccaaaaaaagaaaaaaaaaagtacctcTGGAAAGCAAAATGTTTATGCCAAGAGTTTGTATTGTACGTGCCCACCCATCATTATGAATGGTTAGCTGTTTAAAGAGTGAATGTGTGATAGATTTCAATGAGCCAACTTGAGTATGTTTAGCAAGCATTTGTCTAGTTTATTTGAAATGAGGAACAGTGGTTACTAGCCTCATAAGTATGCTTTATCtgacaaatttgaattttttcaatGCGGCTAATTGTTTAGTGTAGTTATTCTAGTGATTTTAGCATTTTTAAGTGATAATATTGTCGGTTGTCTCTGTCCTATGTCTATGTATGTAGAAGAAGTATCTCTAAGAGATGAATCCGGCTCTTATTTCATATTTGCATGGCCTCATATAACTACTTCATTTCAAGTACTATTCTTATGGTCAAATGTTATGGATTAAGACTTTAAAGTTTTTCCGTAACCAGAATATACGTGCAGCGTAAAAGGAGGGTCAGGAAAGTAGGCTCTGGTTCAACAATGTCTATATTGAGAAAAGAGTTACGAGAAGGAGCCTTGCACTCCCTTCTTGGAGGTTCTTCATACTTAGCTTCCTGCAATTCTGAGCCTGATCCTCTGTTATCATCTTTTATGTTTAACCCAGCTGTAACTGATGATTCTGCGAGTGCAAAACCTCCTTCTGTTGAAGATGCTCTAGTAAAAGAAAGTTCAAAAGACGATTTCTTGGAAAGGTAAGGAATGTTGATACTGCTGTTTGATCTAGCTTTGTTTTGTTTGAGAAATGAATGGGAATTTCAGGTAATAGTTTTAGTATATGATGCATGCTCTGGTGCTATAGGTCTTTTACTCTATATGTGGTTAAATTTGTGGCCATAAGTAACTGATGAAACATTGTGAGTGCCATCTGGAGTGATGCCTTGATTTCATACCTGAATTGTTATATAACTATTTTAGCATTGTGTCATACtgcttcaaaatcatttttatttttgttactcAAACGATTTGAGAACTTCTGGTTTGACTATTGTGTATGGATACAGAAAACCTCAACAGTTACAGCTGTCAGAAGAAGATCAAGTAGAGAAGGCTCGGAGGTTTGAATTCGTGCAAGGACTTCTGATGTCCACCATTCTTGATGATATGTTATGACTGCATCTGTAGCTCATATGCCATTATTGTATTAGGAGCTGGAGCTATAagcaagagaaagagagagttaTGCAAAATGATACGAAGTGGTAGTAGCTGCATCGGATAAAATATGCAATTTGTCTATAGTTATGTTCATAAAATGCAACCTTTTTTTATATCCTGCTTGTGTTCTATGTTAGTTCCAAATAATCAATGGAAATAAAATTCGTTTCACGAGCATGGGAACAGCAGAATTCGTAGaccatttttctgttttttttaggTTTGTCTTCTAGAATTTAGTCGATGACCCATGTATATAAAAAGTGTGAGAGTGCtcgagtgttgtcaatttgagCTAGTCTTCTGCACCAATTGGTTGAATTTTCGTATGGAGCTTGACGAGAAGAGTTGTTGTTGGGACCAAGTATAAGTTCGTTATTAGTTAAATGTTTCAAAATATCTGATTATATACATTGCATAATGGGTACGCAaactattaaatatatttatatactgaagattataaatgtatttattaaaGTCTTATtcgtaatataataatatttaaaatattatattttactaatatGTTCCCATGTAATTACAAGGAGGGGGGTTGCAAAGCTTCTTAATCTTCAGAAAAAGACGATTTAAACCAAACAATAGGTATCATTGAGTTTGAATTAGTTTTAAAGATacttaattttagtctttttattttaaaataaagatacttAATACTTTAGTTTTgtagaatttataattttaattctttcatgaaatttgaaaagtgtTAACAGGTACCAAATTAATCTGATGGGATCTGTTACTCTTGTTTGATAGTCGTGgattttataaaagtaaaaaattaaatatctttattttaaaataaaaagattaaaattatggattttaaaaaataaaattaaatatttttatttaaaattgaagaactaaaattatgaaattaaaaaaaaaaaatttaagcctttaaaatagtttactttaaagtttaaatatgatACCATCATAAATTCAAATGGAAGCATAAAGGAAGAAGAACAGAAGTAGAAGTGAATTtggaaaacaatttttaatgaattattgCCACTTACTGGTTTGGTTAATGACGTAGCTTTTATACACGGAGGAAGTTGGTTACAAGCCTAACTAACTATTAACAACCATAATTAGAGGTCAGTTACAAGACTAACTAACTACTAACAACCATAATGAACTACCAACCACTAACATAGCTAATATCAACCAACTACCAACTACTAACACAGCTAAAGCTATTGTTTTACTACTTTTTAGAGAAACAGCtttagaaaaaattaatcaattccCACAAGTGCGCATTGGGAAGGATTACTTGGTCCACGTGAGTTTTTGTTGAACTTCATGGAATTTCTAAAAGAGGTCTAGGTTATCAAAATATATGAATCCTGCATAGCGAAATCAGTTTAATCAAAGACATTGATTTATGCATCTCACAGTAAGGATGTGTATAACTGTATGTAGTATATTGAAGATTAAGATGATATCCAATCGTCTGTACAAAACCAGACAATGCCTAGTGAAATGCGTATTTTAAATACACATTTGGACTAGGACCTTTTCTAGTTTTCTTCACTAGTATTAGGCAAGTCACAGAAAAGAAGCAGAAGCTGTTGGTTCTTAACACAGAAGACCAAAACTTCTAATATGAAACATTTCAATACGACTATTCTTTACTACTTAAGTAGTAACCTtgctattctatttttaaactCAAGTGATCCTGATTCCTGACAGAACTGCATAGGCTGCTTCAGTTTAAAGAAAACTCTGTTCATCTCCAATATGGATAATGTGACATGAAGTAATTGTAATCAGGATGGTTAACTTGCAATAGCCTAATCCAGTTATCAGCGGCTCGCAACAAAGAATTGGCTTTCTGACCTTCAGAAACCTCATCAGGATCCCAGACAGAAGCTTTCAACTTGTGAAAGGCAAGCCCAAATATTGGTAATGATAGCTTGGATGACAAGTTCATACCTCTTGAACAAAGATGGAATCCATCATTACTTAAACCTGATTCAGACAACAAAGTTATAGTTGATTGATGACCCTTGAATATAAGCACATACAGAAACTAAACAAAGACATCAATACATACTTTGCAAAGCTGCTGTTGATAGGGAATGGAAAGTCAGGAAGCAGGCACTCATGCTCTCTAGTGTTGGACCAGTGGGTATTCTGTATATTGGATACCTTTATAATATATGCaggaaaaaatcattttaaattagtaattgattaattatcatGTGCTTTATACAACCCTAACAATCCGATTAACCAAAAGGATAAGATAGAATATTTACCAAGCCAAAGAAACCCAACTTGCTGAGGAAAGATCGCAGCTCCGGTATGTCTTCAACTCGGGAAATTGACGTGTAAGGTCGGAAATCTGGGGGCAAGAAATATGAATCTATATTAGGATTGGAAAAGATAATCTATCAAGGTGGAATTGAACCAAAGGATAATGATCTTGCCTTATCTGCTAAAGGCTCGCGATTATAAGGATTTTCATGCTCAAAGTATTCGAATATAAGCTGACTGGGTGGGTTGCAGCTCTCATTCTCATCACTTGATGAACTTGTTAAAGGTTTACTTAGTGAAACTCTTTTTGAACATTGATATCTTGCATCTGACGAGTTATCCTGGTTCCAAGTGCCATGCACACTCTTTGCCCCTTTTTCATGACAATAGCCACTGCTGCTGTCACTGCTTGTCTCTGTAGCAGATTCAGAGTCTCTCTGACTGGGTCTCCTGTAATATAACAGAAAATAGAATGATACCATTTCATAGATACAAAAAATAGTAGTAGTATCCTATGTCTTGTAATTCAGCCAAAGTGATAAACTGATGAGTGAAAAGGGTAGGAGATAGGTGCCTAtcgtttgaaaaataataaatcagtCTCCTTATTTTACATTCCAAACATCTAAATGATTGTGGTTGTCACTAAAACAATTCTAATGAATATCACTAAttcctctctccctctctctttcaCTAAAATATCCTCAAGACTTAAGTCATGATTCACAACATGAAACCAATCTAAATTGATATAACAACCACAAATTgccaaacaaacacacacaatAATCAATATTGGAAAGACAAATGTAGAACTAAAATGTTTTAAGAATGAAACACTGACCTTAACCGTGGGGAAGGTTTTGATGGATGAACATAAAGCTGAATGGCAGACAAGGAGACATTGTAATACTGTGTGACGCATTCACTTCCATCCAACACCAACGGAACACCGGCCCCATATGCACTCCATTCCTTGAAAGATTCCCATAAGTCCCCAAGCACAAAGTACGCATGCAACTCTCCCTCCATCGTTTTCCATCTCTTAATTCTCTGTTCATTCCCACCCAAACCCAACTTAATAAGAACAATAATTCCCTTTAAAACAAACCACAAAACTGTAAGAACAATACTTACATACAGCTTCATTGGTGTTTTTCTTATTATTCtcaatcataattaaaattttagctcGTTAATCCTTTAATACAAACCTTTATTACGTGAATTAAGATGTCAAACGCCAACTCTGATAAGAGAACACCACCAACAACACCTAAGGAAGTACATCTAAATTTTGTCCAAACTGCAACCCCAACTCTACCATACTTTTTTATATGGTCCTATGTTAGAGATCATAGTGTTGTCTCCTAACCCATTGGGTCAAAGACTAATTCCGCTCCCTATGCGCCAAGAAAATTTTACACACGATGAAAATGAAAGAGTCTCACGAGACCTTACACAACTATGCCAATCCTATGGGTTCAACTCTACCATACTACCATTAGcattataaatactaaaatcCAAGGGGCATTCTTAAAGTGATCAATGAAACagatatttctttaaaaaaaaaaaaaaataacaaactaaTTTTCCACtccaaattaagaaaattaaactgttgaaagcaaaataaaaagtatcatttgaaaattgaaaggcACTGAATTACTTTACCTGAAAATATTGGGCGGGAACATGTGGTGTGGTGTGCTCCAAGAACCGACGCAAGTTGGAGACATCACACGTTGTTCCACTCGAAGAAAAAGAGCAATCCGAAGAGGAACCGGGTCTGTTCTCCGACAACGTTGATTTCTGCTCCTTCTCATGATCCTGTTCTTCTCTGTATTTCCGCAACGGTGGTGGGTAGTAGTAGAAACGGTTCTCGCCGAGGTAACGGTGGTTCCTCCTCACATTCCCGCCGGCGACGACGGCGCCACCGGAGACCGACATTGACAACTGAGTTCCGGCGTTGAAAGTTAGTTAGAAGTTAGAACTAGGAAACGACGACGTGTCGGGATACCAGGTTACAACTAACTAACGACACTGCGAATTAAAAAAACAAggcttttattatttatttatttgtttattcattttttttggttttgattttcatttttatttcttcagaGACGGTACTGGAAGAGTCTAGAAGAAAAAACAGAAATTACAGAGCCTATAAAAAAGTGTACCACGTTCACGTATTTAGCTGGTTTTCCAAGTGACACGCAAAAAGTGAACAACACTTTGCAAATCTTAAGGACTTTCTAGAAATTTCcagaaaataaggaaaaatactAACTACTGAAACTGCCGTGATGAAATAAATACGTAAATAATGAAATTTCGAATGTTTCTAGCTAGGTTTAATATTATAGtagtaataatttattaatactaTAATAATATAAGTTGCTTGTGAAATTGAGTAAGAAAATTAGTAATCAAGTAACCCAGCAAGGAATGGAAGTGTTTATTAAACAACATGCTTGGTGTGCGTAGTGTATAGTATGGAGAATGAAGATGTTGAACAATATTTTGGACACTTATATAGGTTAGTTTTGTGGGTTGCCAATGATGAAGGGAACGCCTCTGCTCCCACTCTATATCGCAATAGTTAGGCAGATCAAACTAGCTTGCTAACCCTAATATGGATTTCTACCCAGTTTGGTTAGCTCTAAAATCACGTTTCCTGCCAAATTAATTGAATTCAATAGTAGGTCAATTTTTTTCGGTAACTAGTTTAATTTCCTAGGACGAATTTGAAAgtgaattaaattagttttaaagataGAAGGAttgttaattttcaaatgaatagAATTGATTTTATTCTCATTGAAATAGAATCATAATTTGAAACAGTACTTGAGTTGAGTCCTGAGAGACTTGCTAAGAAAGAATACTTGTGTTGAGTGTATATAGATATACTTGaaagattatttatttgaagtctGAATATACTTGGAACAAGAATATTTGTAATAGTCTAGATGAAATTTCGAATAGTGAGattaatcaatataattttgtgtttatttctcGTTTTTCCCTTACTTTTTATCTTTGCTAATGCTAGACTTTAACTTTTGCCTTAAATGATTTGCTtcatttactaagttttttaaaaaatattgttttacacCATACGGTAACCCATTTGTCTGTTCATGTTGTGcatgttttaaaaaagattgtcattttttttataaaaaaaatacatgattcTCCTTATTCCTGCGTTTCTGTCTCAACCTTCTCAAACTATCATATTCTCCTTAGACTTATTTGTatcgtattttttaatttcctatCTCTTCTAGTTTACCTTCTTGTATTTTTCatctctaaattaaattttaataattgtttaaaaaaattatcaacactTAAAAATCACTTTATGTCGCagcttaaattatttattataaatttaaaatataatttatatattttcaagatatttatttattttaaatgttaattataataaaatttatatattaaaaataattaattgctgtagtttacaattataatataatttagatCCTACACATACTAATTTGGTTTGTTtaagtttaattactcattttatcttataattacACAATCTTTACATTTTACTCtttatatttaatcatttattttggtTCCTACATAAATACTTTTCTGTTCTGTTTTTTGTcttagctaaaaaaaaaaaacttaacaccCTTAACAATAGATGATATTATGATGTTGTCATGTGTTGCACTATATGTTTTAGGTCCTATACTtccattatttttaatgttgacTTAGAAATAACTCATTTTCCactttataatatttatgttttagtcTTCACCTAGAAATAActcattttagtctctatataatattttttttttatattttatttcttatcaacACCTCTCTGTTCCCTTGTTCCTTCTCCTCCTTTTCCACCTACTTAtttgtttccttcttttcttttttctcatcaACACCTCCCTCCTCCTTTTATTTTTAGGGTTCTTTTAAATCCTCTTATATCTTCTAATTCTCTTTGATTCTAAATTAGAGAGTCTTGAAATTGTAGTGTTCAAATTAAACACACTTCTTGGACAAAATGAGATAATCCTGCAAGTAGCGATTTGCATTGCACTCCTTATAGTGGTGGAGACTTGTTGCATCATTTTAATCTTGATACATAAAATGCCTAAAGATATACGATGTTGAATGATGAAATGCTTGGAGATATATAATGTGCCAAACTCTTGTCGTAtcatttgtaattttagtcttGTTACATCAAAACTTGAATATTCTGAGTCATGAACTTCGTTAGTTTTAGATTCTCTAACACaaccacaaaaaaaattgatggtgTAAgacaatcaatattttttgacaATTGTTAAACTTCTAGAAAttggaaaatgaaaatgtttttgCCATGTATCGTTGCCAGATACGATTTTTGGTGACACAAAAACATTGTGATctagaaaatgaattaaacaaaaactcccatattttaaGCATTTTATGTAGCAAAATAAATTGCAACAAGTTCTTGTCACTACAATGAGTGCCAACAAATTGCTACTCGTAAGCTACCTCATCTTGTCTGAAAACTAAAGCAcgtatgaactatgcaatatcCCAATACTTTTCCATTTAGCAGGGTCAATGCATAGTTGATGTAAGatgatttaaaagaaataaaacctgAAAAATAAAAGGAGGAAGGAGGtttgataagaaaaagaaaagaaaagaaggaaacaaagaggagagaagagaaaggaggaggaagaaggaaaggaaGATGAATTGATAGAAACTAaaacatacaaaatttatttgtaaaaaaccaaaacaaataatttttaagtgtaGGACTTTATAGAAATTGTGCAggtataagaactaaaatgtaAGTATATGAACTAAACGTAAAACATAATACACATCAATGTCACATTATTTACTCTTAGccgttaagtttttttttttttttaataacaaagacCAAAAtggaattataattatttatatggagattgaaatgaataaattaagtgTAGAGACAAAAAGTACAATGTGTAGaattataaaaactataaattgttttttttttgtttgtttttaatcgCAACCCTGTATTTGGCCCCGAGTTCTAGAAGTGCGTCCACAAATACAATATTTCCTCCATGCTGAAAGACTGGTTGCAGTAACCCTGAATTTCCTATTCTTAAGTTTTCACTTTACAGTTTCAACGTGAGGAGTAATGTGTAGCGGAAATTAAGCTACAACATTCAATAAAAGCAGTACACAGTTTTTGAATAGATGTTCATGTTCTTTGAATGCTTCCAGTTCACAATCTTTGACTAGTTGCATATTTTTTTCCCCTAAGATTCAACTTAAAATCTTCTATTCTTGTTAACTTTTCATGAATAGTACATCAAGATTGTTGATTATCACATCAGTAATAAAAATGAAGAGACGGATCTTCACAAaacatattaaacaaaaaagtatatatggcttatgttatattttgttattactattttattattatataattgctctcactaattttattataagcaaataattaaaaatcctaattatgatgattaaataaatacatCGTTAAGTATATATCACTTTCTTGTCAATAAACTCagaataataagttaataatagcATATACTTAATATTTTAAGTGTGAAAATGCACATATTAATCTTCaagattatatttttgtttgtatagcaacaatttgtttgaaaattttaaaggaTGAGAAATTGCTAATTTTAAAAGCTCACTCTCTCAAATAATCTCAAAACAGTACTAGCCACTTATTACTTATAAGTAACATCACTACCACAAAtccattaattaatcaattacaagcaaatgagtgatgattttttttttgctgagtaaaataataataataataatgtagcTACATAATTTATCCAATTTctgcaaataataatttatccaaTTCTTGGGCACTAAACTAGCTAACTGGCTACATAATCTGGGTGCGTCTGTAGTCTTGTGCAAAACCATGAGTGAAagagtaatataaaaaataatgtaacaaaaaCACCGAAATTATGCTCGAATGGAGATTTGTTGgaggagagaaagaagagaaaaataaaaaataacagcaGAGTAGAGAGTTCCACgagttgaagttttttttttcttttcttttaaaaatcatatcactGATATAAGAAAACATATGAAATAATTATCTATATATGATCCTCTGAAAATGATCTCTTTTcgtattatctaaatttaacttaaattttgcattaaagaaaacaaaaagggtCCAACAACCAACCTCGTATTAGTCACTAGTCAGCATCTTCACACCTAAATGGTATAAGCAATGGGGGTACGTACCATCTTCCAACTCCTATAAATACTAGGCTCAACTCTGCTCCTAAACCACACAAGGCAAAAATCCTCTTAGTTTCACACAAGCAATTTCACTATCCTTGTGTTAATTTCCCCTTATCATCACCATCATGGGTGTTTTTACTTTCGAGGATGAGACCACCTCTACTGTAGCTCCAGCTAGGCTTTACAAAGCTTTGGTTAAGGATGCTGATAACCTCGTCCCAAAGGCAGTTGAGGCCATCAAGAGTGTTGAAATCGTTGAAGGAAATGGTGGCCCCGGAACCATTAAAAAGCTCACTTTTGTTGAGGGTTAGTGCATATACACAGGTTACTTTAATATGCTTTCTctataaaccaaaaataagataaaatcataTACCAATGATTAATTATTAGGCTTGCCTTCATTAATATCTGTAAACTTTATCTAACTGGGTATAgatattataaatatacattaacAATAACGTAGATTCCTCCTTATGTCACTAAAATCCTGTTTGATAAACAATCTTTCTCAAGAAGATTCCTTGATGCCGAGGGATTGATTAAGTAGCTACAACTAAGTTAAACTGCTTGAAATTTAATCTTATGTAGTAATTGTTTTAGTGGACCTCTAATTACAGTTCCAAcgtgttattaatatattatccaACAATATTAGGAGTATTTTCCTGTTACACAGTTTTTACTGATATATGAAAATGATATAAATCATTGTTACATTATTATACTCTTAGTATGGTACGTTATACTGCTAATACAAATTAACAATATGTATACAGTAATTTATTTAGATATACATAcgctataatatatttattaatttagatGAAATAATTGATcaacaaacaagaaaattaatGGTGATGATATTATGTGTAGATGGGCAAACCAAGTACGTGTTGCACAAAGTTGAAGCAATTGATGAGGCTAATTGGGGATACAACTACAGCGTTGTTGGGGGTGTGGGGTTGCCAGACACAGTGGAGAAGATCTCATTTGAGGCCAAATTGGTTGCAGATCCCAATGGAGGGTCCATTGCAAAAATCACTGTCAAATACCAGACCAAAGGCGATGCTAATCCCAGTGAAGAGGAACTCAAGAGTGGCAAAGCCAAGGGTGATGCTCTTTTCAAGGCACTTGAGGGCTATGTTTTGGCCAATCCTGATTACAACTAAATAAAGACTATAGCCAAACCAAGTGCTTGCTTATTATCCAGTGTGCTTAATTTGGTTGCCAATGTAATAATGCTCCTTTTCCTTTTATAGAGGAAGTGTGAGATTCCATTACATGTGTATCTCACTTCATCAATAAATTATGATGACAAAACATGTTATCAGTATCatctaaaataagttttatgttTAAGGACCAAGGTGTTTAATCTATACAAGTAGTCGTTGCACAATCTTCAAaacagtaaaacaaaaaaaaaaatctctgatCATTTAATATTCACTTTGTAATCAGGGAGTTTATAAATACAGTTACATGCTGAGAAAGGGTCACGGAAAGATGCTGAAGTCATAGAACTAAACTATCTATCCCTTTGCCCTAGCTATCTCTTGAAGGTCATATAATTCttcataataatattgtggcatatgtgaaaaataaaagaaaagaaatattcatatttattgtAGATAGAGGTGGCAAATTGAATCTGCTTCAATAGGCCGGTTTGAATATTTcacaaaaaaagacaaactagACTCTTGAATTTTGGAAACCGCTAGGGGCACCTAACATTTTTGTTGGTACACCCAGCATAACGTGTGAAATATCGATTTTACCCTTTCATAAGGGATTGTTAATTCATATGAGACTTACGGATTGATACTTCATAGGGAGGcccataagattttttttattttgtttcaaaaatataattttggaattaatttaaaattaatggtctAAGCAGGAATTAAACTTGTGACTTTCGCGTTATTAGCACAACACTCTAATCAACTAAACTAATAgactaattatgttataaaataattaatgtcgctatatataatactaaaatttctaatgtatatttaatgcacatgtaaatttacataataaattttgtgatgattaatttgtttacatatataaattgca
It contains:
- the LOC100499917 gene encoding Protein DEHYDRATION-INDUCED 19 homolog 4-like, with product MDSDSWISTRMSSSSRRYHSRSDLYVEESEGSDDFRAEFLCPFCAEDYDVVSLCCHIDDHHPIQAKNGVCPICGKKVGLDLVGHITTQHGNFLRVQRKRRVRKVGSGSTMSILRKELREGALHSLLGGSSYLASCNSEPDPLLSSFMFNPAVTDDSASAKPPSVEDALVKESSKDDFLERKPQQLQLSEEDQVEKARRFEFVQGLLMSTILDDML
- the LOC100500525 gene encoding putative pathogenesis-related protein — protein: MGVFTFEDETTSTVAPARLYKALVKDADNLVPKAVEAIKSVEIVEGNGGPGTIKKLTFVEDGQTKYVLHKVEAIDEANWGYNYSVVGGVGLPDTVEKISFEAKLVADPNGGSIAKITVKYQTKGDANPSEEELKSGKAKGDALFKALEGYVLANPDYN
- the LOC100779494 gene encoding uncharacterized protein produces the protein MSVSGGAVVAGGNVRRNHRYLGENRFYYYPPPLRKYREEQDHEKEQKSTLSENRPGSSSDCSFSSSGTTCDVSNLRRFLEHTTPHVPAQYFQRIKRWKTMEGELHAYFVLGDLWESFKEWSAYGAGVPLVLDGSECVTQYYNVSLSAIQLYVHPSKPSPRLRRPSQRDSESATETSSDSSSGYCHEKGAKSVHGTWNQDNSSDARYQCSKRVSLSKPLTSSSSDENESCNPPSQLIFEYFEHENPYNREPLADKISDLTRQFPELKTYRSCDLSSASWVSLAWYPIYRIPTGPTLESMSACFLTFHSLSTAALQSLSNDGFHLCSRGMNLSSKLSLPIFGLAFHKLKASVWDPDEVSEGQKANSLLRAADNWIRLLQVNHPDYNYFMSHYPYWR